gcagCAAGGAGATTGGGCTACTCCTTGCACTATATTAGAAAAATACTCTTTTCCAGCTAATGAGAAGCCTCCTACACGGCAAGGCGACAGGTGGACCCAGACTGCCGACCTACCATCTGTGCGCCCGAACTGGCCAGTCTGGGATTGGAGATGCAGGAGAAAGACACTTAGGCATCGGAAGggtttttatatatggccttttttttccccccaagtataaatgaaaaaatttggTGACGTGAAATTCAGTCCCGAATGAAAACAAATCGGAAACCCACGAACAAAATGCAACCCACCACTCTTCAGGTTTAGGACGTTTAAAatccaccctcccccccccccgctttttttttttttacagataatcGCCAGTGGGCGCGTGGGAGGAAgctcctttaattttattttccacaacCGTAGTGTTTCTCAGCTGAAACTCTTTGGAgaacacaggtgtgtgtgtgtgtgtgtgtgtgtgtgtgactatttcatttgcaaaacaaCGAGCACAATTTCTTCGTTagtgttttcttctaatattgCTAAGTTTTCAGAAGTGGTGGggagacaaaattttaaaaagttctaccTTAGGGGGGTACcggggaggctcagagaagcccgAAATCCTCCTTTTCTAGCCCTGGTCCATGAGGATGCAGATGCAATGCGGTTTAGGGAATTATCCTGATTCACACAAGTTAAATCTGAAGTTAAGGCTCAATTCTTAGTCATTTTTATGGGTGAATGTGTTGCATCAGTAAAATAATAACAGACGGATTTtgggggtgggcggggagggcacagaaAATGACGATGGGCTGCAGACAGAAACTGCAGCTTACTTGGGAAATTTGGCTTTACAAAAGTTAAAGCGATCTTGTTTTGTGGCAGAAGTCTGTCAGCCAGCTCGCCTCCCGGCCATCGCCTGACTGCAGGTCAGAAGGCTCCTGGCAGGGTTTCATCAACCTGACCTCACGCAGGCGCCAGAAGCGGGGCTCCTGAGCTCGCTGCAGGCCGAACCAGGAGAGTGCGCCGGGGAAAGCCCGCCACCAGCACGCACCCCAAAGCGGCGGTCCCCACTGCAGGCGCCTGTGCACCAGCAGAGGTGGGGACGAAAGACGTGACATGAACGCACGGAGGAGACCAAGTGATTACGGCTTGTCACTAATACACGAGTGTGTGCACGGGGGCTCCTTTCCATGGACACTgcgtgtgtgtgggtgggtgtgtgtgggtgtgtggccGATGcagtgggtggctgggtgggggtggccgGGGAAGTGCAGAGTCCACCAGGCGGGGCTCCCCAGGCTGGTAccggggagcagggaggaaggggggggaggagggcaacTGAGTCACACGGCCGCTTTGTGCTTCCCCCCGCAGCACCTGCACATCACTCCGCAGTGGTAGCAGGCCCGGAGGGGCAGGTAACAGCACATACAGGGGGCCAGGAAGGACAAGGCAATAAGAGCCATCCACCGGAGGCAGAACTTCTCGTCGCTGGTGTCGCACGAGCAGGGGTCTGTGTAGTCGCCCTCGGGGTCCGACATGCAGTGGTAGAGCATGCTGTCCGCGCACCACATGCAGCTCACCCGGCGGATGCAAGTTCTCACGGCGTCAGGCGCGTCCTGACAGCGGCCCCTCCGGTTCTCCTCGTGGACGAACATGTCCCTGCAGTACTCACAGCGCGAGCGCTCCCCGTCCTCCTTCCGCCGCCGCGACTTGCCCCGGGCCGGCTGGGTCTTGATCACGCCAACCCCACGCCCCTTGGGGTCGTCTCCCAGGCCGAAGTCCGACGAGTCCACGTACGGGTAGTTGTAGTCGTGCTTGGGGACCTCGCCCTTGGCAAAGCGCACGTAGGAGTCGGTGTCGTCCGCGGGCTCCGGGGCCTTGCCACGCACGGGCGCGTGCCGGTAGTCCTCGTAGCCCGTCAGCCAGGTGCGCTCCCGGGGGTTGATGCGCACGATCTCCTCGTCGTCGTCGGGGAAGCTCACCTGGCGATAGGGCCTGGGCATCGGCTGCCCGGGGACAAGCAAACACACATGGTGTTACAGCGGCcgcagggcggggagggaggccgAGGAGGAAACAGCCCCCCACCCTGTGTACCCCTGGCCTCGACAAAGCCATTCCTGGGGGGGAATGGAGGTGGCAGTGGgaccaaaaccaaccaaacaccCAACAGACACACCTGTCCTGTCATTACCGCACATCCCCGAGGTCATAGGGGTATTTCAAGGTGTCATCCTCAACCCATTCCCGGGGCCCCGaaatttcttttcccccttttgttGAGGGTATGACCCTCTAAGGTGGGCAAGTGTGCggactgtggggaaaaaaatgtactttgaatATTTAGACCTGAAGACACCAGATGGAGAAGCGGAACTTGGGAGGCCTTCCCTAGGAAGCCTAAGGTGCCGGGGAGCACGGTCCGGATTTCTGACAGCCTAGCGGAGTTTGACCTGCTTTTGTACAGCATGTTCTTTTGTTAAGATGGTtttttttgggcagcct
The Canis lupus dingo isolate Sandy chromosome 10, ASM325472v2, whole genome shotgun sequence genome window above contains:
- the SPRED2 gene encoding sprouty-related, EVH1 domain-containing protein 2 isoform X4 translates to MTRDDSSGGWFPQEGGGISRVGVCKVMHPEGNGRSGFLIHGERQKDKLVVLECYVRKDLVYTKANPTFHHWKVDNRKFGLTFQSPADARAFDRGVRKAIEDLIEGSTTSSSTIHNEAELGDDDVFTTATDSSSNSSQKREQPTRTISSPTSCEHRRIYTLGHLHDSYPTDHYHLEQPMPRPYRQVSFPDDDEEIVRINPRERTWLTGYEDYRHAPVRGKAPEPADDTDSYVRFAKGEVPKHDYNYPYVDSSDFGLGDDPKGRGVGVIKTQPARGKSRRRKEDGERSRCEYCRDMFVHEENRRGRCQDAPDAVRTCIRRVSCMWCADSMLYHCMSDPEGDYTDPCSCDTSDEKFCLRWMALIALSFLAPCMCCYLPLRACYHCGVMCRCCGGKHKAAV
- the SPRED2 gene encoding sprouty-related, EVH1 domain-containing protein 2 isoform X3, producing the protein MASPGSDSYIVRVKAVVMTRDDSSGGWFPQEGGGISRVGVCKVMHPEGNGRSGFLIHGERQKDKLVVLECYVRKDLVYTKANPTFHHWKVDNRKFGLTFQSPADARAFDRGVRKAIEDLIEGSTTSSSTIHNEAELGDDDVFTTATDSSSNSSQKREQPTRTISSPTSCEHRRIYTLGHLHDSYPTDHYHLEQPMPRPYRQVSFPDDDEEIVRINPRERTWLTGYEDYRHAPVRGKAPEPADDTDSYVRFAKGEVPKHDYNYPYVDSSDFGLGDDPKGRGVGVIKTQPARGKSRRRKEDGERSRCEYCRDMFVHEENRRGRCQDAPDAVRTCIRRVSCMWCADSMLYHCMSDPEGDYTDPCSCDTSDEKFCLRWMALIALSFLAPCMCCYLPLRACYHCGVMCRCCGGKHKAAV
- the SPRED2 gene encoding sprouty-related, EVH1 domain-containing protein 2 isoform X1, whose product is MTEETHPDETLGTCGHRKASDSYIVRVKAVVMTRDDSSGGWFPQEGGGISRVGVCKVMHPEGNGRSGFLIHGERQKDKLVVLECYVRKDLVYTKANPTFHHWKVDNRKFGLTFQSPADARAFDRGVRKAIEDLIEGSTTSSSTIHNEAELGDDDVFTTATDSSSNSSQKREQPTRTISSPTSCEHRRIYTLGHLHDSYPTDHYHLEQPMPRPYRQVSFPDDDEEIVRINPRERTWLTGYEDYRHAPVRGKAPEPADDTDSYVRFAKGEVPKHDYNYPYVDSSDFGLGDDPKGRGVGVIKTQPARGKSRRRKEDGERSRCEYCRDMFVHEENRRGRCQDAPDAVRTCIRRVSCMWCADSMLYHCMSDPEGDYTDPCSCDTSDEKFCLRWMALIALSFLAPCMCCYLPLRACYHCGVMCRCCGGKHKAAV
- the SPRED2 gene encoding sprouty-related, EVH1 domain-containing protein 2 isoform X2, with amino-acid sequence MTEETHPDDDSYIVRVKAVVMTRDDSSGGWFPQEGGGISRVGVCKVMHPEGNGRSGFLIHGERQKDKLVVLECYVRKDLVYTKANPTFHHWKVDNRKFGLTFQSPADARAFDRGVRKAIEDLIEGSTTSSSTIHNEAELGDDDVFTTATDSSSNSSQKREQPTRTISSPTSCEHRRIYTLGHLHDSYPTDHYHLEQPMPRPYRQVSFPDDDEEIVRINPRERTWLTGYEDYRHAPVRGKAPEPADDTDSYVRFAKGEVPKHDYNYPYVDSSDFGLGDDPKGRGVGVIKTQPARGKSRRRKEDGERSRCEYCRDMFVHEENRRGRCQDAPDAVRTCIRRVSCMWCADSMLYHCMSDPEGDYTDPCSCDTSDEKFCLRWMALIALSFLAPCMCCYLPLRACYHCGVMCRCCGGKHKAAV